The following coding sequences lie in one Rutidosis leptorrhynchoides isolate AG116_Rl617_1_P2 chromosome 6, CSIRO_AGI_Rlap_v1, whole genome shotgun sequence genomic window:
- the LOC139852039 gene encoding putative clathrin assembly protein At2g25430, producing MAPFRKAIGAVKDQTSIGIAKVASNMAPELEVAIVKATSHDDDPASEKYIREILQLTSYSRGYVSACVHAVSKRLSKTRDWIVALKCLVLIHRLLNDGDSIFQQEIMYATRRGTRLLNMSDFRDEQHSNSWDHSTFVRTYGFYLDQRLDLIAFERKQNNGGNSDVEKFREDRWRSPQHDRYDYDYNESRDEIGYGNIRKSRSSGDVRDSSQEKKDATPLRDMKPGMIFSKMGHLQKLLDRVLTCRPTGLARNSRMVLVALYPIVQESFKLYADICEVLAVLLDQFFDMEHQDCVQAFDAYASAAKQIDELVGFYNWCKDMGIARSSEYPEVQKITGKLLETLEEFVRDRSKAAKSPEKKPEVIEPVKKEEPVPDMNEIKALPAPETPPPPPVVEPPPPKPQGDLVDLREDSLTADDQGNRFALALFAGPAANKGNGNWEAFGSNGSNEVTSAWQNPAAETGKADWELALVETTSNLEKQKAAMGGGLDPLLLNGMYDQGMVRQHVSTSQLTGGSASSVALPGKTATPVLALPAPDGSVQAVGGDPFAASLSVPPPAYVQMADIEKKQHLLVQEQMVWQQYARDGMQGQGSLTKINGGGYVAPGQPPIMPYGVQPVNGYYYPTY from the coding sequence ATGGCACCATTTCGGAAGGCAATTGGAGCTGTGAAAGATCAAACCAGCATTGGAATAGCAAAGGTTGCTAGTAATATGGCACCAGAACTCGAAGTTGCTATCGTGAAAGCCACTAGTCATGACGATGATCCTGCAAGTGAAAAGTATATACGCGAGATCCTGCAGCTTACATCGTACTCACGAGGTTACGTGAGTGCTTGTGTACACGCAGTTTCGAAACGGTTAAGCAAGACTCGTGATTGGATCGTGGCGTTGAAATGTTTAGTTCTTATTCATCGGTTGTTGAATGATGGCGACTCAATTTTTCAGCAGGAGATTATGTATGCTACTAGAAGAGGAACTAGGTTGCTTAATATGTCGGATTTTCGTGATGAGCAACATTCGAATTCGTGGGATCATTCGACTTTTGTGAGGACTTATGGGTTTTACTTGGATCAACGATTGGATTTGATTGCTTTTGAGAGGAAGCAAAACAATGGTGGAAACAGTGATGTTGAGAAGTTTAGGGAAGATCGATGGAGATCACCTCAACACGATAGATATGATTACGATTATAATGAATCTCGTGATGAAATTGGGTACGGAAATATACGGAAATCGAGATCTTCGGGTGACGTTAGGGATTCGTCTCAAGAGAAAAAAGATGCTACTCCGTTAAGGGATATGAAACCCGGGATGATTTTTAGTAAGATGGGCCATTTACAGAAGCTGTTGGATCGAGTTTTAACATGCAGGCCTACTGGTCTGGCTAGAAACAGTAGGATGGTGTTGGTTGCGTTATACCCTATTGTGCAAGAAAGTTTCAAACTTTATGCTGATATATGTGAGGTTTTAGCCGTTTTGCTTGATCAGTTTTTTGATATGGAACATCAAGATTGTGTACAGGCATTTGATGCTTATGCTAGTGCTGCAAAGCAGATCGATGAGTTGGTCGGTTTTTATAACTGGTGTAAGGATATGGGCATTGCCAGATCATCTGAGTATCCAGAAGTTCAGAAAATAACCGGAAAATTACTTGAAACACTCGAGGAGTTTGTGAGGGACAGATCGAAAGCTGCTAAAAGTCCCGAGAAGAAACCTGAAGTTATCGAACCAGTAAAAAAAGAAGAGCCTGTTCCTGATATGAACGAAATAAAAGCGTTGCCGGCACCTGAAACTCCACCGCCGCCGCCTGTCGTTGAGCCGCCTCCACCTAAACCGCAAGGTGATTTAGTGGACTTAAGGGAGGACTCATTGACAGCTGATGATCAGGGAAATAGATTCGCTTTAGCATTGTTCGCGGGTCCCGCTGCAAACAAAGGGAATGGAAATTGGGAAGCgtttgggtcaaatgggtcgaaTGAGGTGACATCAGCGTGGCAGAATCCGGCTGCCGAGACGGGAAAAGCCGACTGGGAACTTGCATTGGTTGAAACCACAAGTAATTTAGAGAAACAAAAGGCTGCAATGGGTGGTGGGCTTGACCCGTTACTGCTAAACGGTATGTATGACCAAGGAATGGTTAGACAACATGTGAGCACGAGTCAGTTAACCGGTGGTAGTGCTAGCAGCGTTGCACTACCAGGGAAAACGGCTACACCTGTGTTAGCACTACCTGCTCCTGATGGGTCGGTTCAAGCTGTTGGCGGTGACCCGTTTGCAGCCTCACTGAGTGTCCCACCACCTGCTTATGTTCAAATGGCGGATATTGAAAAGAAGCAGCATTTGTTAGTGCAAGAACAGATGGTTTGGCAACAATATGCTAGAGATGGAATGCAGGGTCAAGGTAGTTTGACCAAGATCAATGGCGGTGGATATGTTGCACCGGGTCAACCGCCCATAATGCCTTATGGTGTTCAACCTGTAAACGGTTACTACTATcctacttattaa